One stretch of Labrenzia sp. CE80 DNA includes these proteins:
- a CDS encoding TRAP transporter small permease: MSNSAHQSSLTSQVANVTSRGCEVIAITAILSLFIVVAVNILMRAVFDVSGTQINLMIPGAIELASYALLIAVFASLPAALEKGLIRVDVLTGMMPKGLSEALDRFWYLVLFLFAAALAWLFTGQVAETFERGEVTQDWAVPLWIPYLIITMECVAFAVVSCAIAVNPAVIKPESV, encoded by the coding sequence ATGAGCAATTCGGCACACCAATCCAGCCTGACATCACAGGTGGCGAATGTCACCTCACGCGGGTGCGAAGTCATTGCTATCACTGCCATTCTAAGTCTCTTTATTGTGGTCGCGGTCAACATTCTCATGCGGGCAGTTTTTGATGTCTCGGGAACGCAAATAAATCTCATGATTCCGGGTGCAATAGAATTGGCCAGCTATGCCTTGCTGATAGCCGTTTTTGCTTCCTTGCCTGCTGCGCTCGAAAAAGGGCTGATCCGGGTCGATGTTCTGACCGGGATGATGCCGAAAGGTCTGAGCGAAGCACTTGACCGCTTCTGGTATCTCGTTCTCTTCCTGTTTGCCGCCGCCCTTGCCTGGCTTTTCACTGGTCAGGTCGCGGAGACTTTTGAACGTGGAGAAGTGACGCAGGACTGGGCAGTCCCGCTTTGGATACCCTATTTGATCATTACGATGGAATGCGTTGCATTTGCCGTGGTGTCTTGCGCCATCGCCGTCAATCCGGCCGTTATCAAGCCGGAGTCGGTGTAA
- a CDS encoding TRAP transporter substrate-binding protein: MKSKLLSATLLALGLTTTTSQAETIRYAHFMPAQSWQQSTMFEAWADAVDEASDGELDVKIFPAQTLGKAPAGYDNAKNGVADIAWTVQGYTAGRFPLSQIMELPGLFKRAEVGSCAFQKLYDSGALDEEYKDTHVLFVHTHGPGQLHMGDKPVKALSDLKGMKLRRPTAVIGTLLGELGAEPVGLPAPAIYENLERGVIDGYMLTWESVEAFRLAELTKYHTDFGFYSLAFVTTMNKRKYEALSEKEKAAIDANSGMKWSLIAGKGYDEADAAAIKSLEASSEIFEIPEAEMSEWQAAADRAKAIYLSELDGKGLPGTETYQAIKGYVSDCQTELN, from the coding sequence ATGAAATCCAAACTCCTGTCTGCAACTCTCCTAGCCCTCGGTCTGACCACTACAACGTCCCAGGCCGAAACCATTCGCTATGCTCACTTCATGCCGGCGCAGAGCTGGCAGCAGAGCACCATGTTTGAAGCCTGGGCCGATGCGGTCGATGAGGCGTCTGACGGCGAGCTGGACGTGAAGATCTTTCCAGCTCAGACGCTCGGCAAAGCACCTGCCGGTTATGACAACGCCAAGAACGGCGTTGCGGACATCGCCTGGACTGTCCAAGGTTACACCGCCGGCCGCTTCCCACTGAGCCAGATCATGGAACTGCCGGGCCTGTTCAAACGCGCTGAAGTTGGGTCTTGCGCTTTCCAGAAGCTCTATGATTCCGGTGCTCTCGACGAAGAGTACAAGGATACTCATGTGCTCTTTGTTCACACCCATGGCCCCGGCCAGCTCCACATGGGCGACAAACCGGTCAAAGCACTCTCAGATTTGAAGGGGATGAAGCTACGCCGCCCCACCGCGGTAATCGGCACTCTTCTTGGAGAACTGGGCGCTGAGCCTGTGGGACTTCCTGCCCCGGCAATTTATGAGAACCTCGAGCGCGGTGTAATTGATGGTTACATGCTCACCTGGGAGTCGGTAGAAGCATTCCGCCTTGCGGAACTGACCAAATACCACACCGACTTTGGTTTTTATTCGCTTGCTTTTGTCACTACAATGAACAAACGCAAGTACGAAGCCCTGTCGGAAAAGGAAAAGGCAGCCATTGATGCCAATTCTGGCATGAAGTGGTCTCTGATCGCCGGCAAGGGCTACGACGAAGCGGATGCGGCGGCGATCAAATCTCTTGAAGCCAGCTCTGAAATCTTCGAGATTCCGGAAGCGGAAATGTCCGAGTGGCAGGCTGCTGCTGACCGTGCCAAGGCAATCTATCTGAGCGAACTTGACGGAAAGGGCCTGCCAGGCACCGAAACCTATCAAGCGATCAAGGGTTACGTCAGCGATTGCCAGACAGAGCTGAACTGA
- a CDS encoding IclR family transcriptional regulator C-terminal domain-containing protein gives MTANDMERKIQDRDISLTFAKGMSVLKAFDTSSTHLTLPQIARTTGLDRATTRRLVLTLVHLGYVKQEDRVFSLTPRILVLAGGFLQGRQFGKTIEPVIRSFSNQISEPISMAMVDGDQAVYVAHAGARANSVSIGFTVGSKLSLLSSAIGRALVAGYPAGEAEKLIATAPLAPFTNATNMDRDAIAADITATAQRGYAYVVGEFEAGVAAVAVPVRPDNAEPSAIGVSGDASRFEDPKVRQNIIETLRECAKVVAELL, from the coding sequence ATGACGGCCAACGACATGGAGCGCAAGATTCAGGATCGTGACATATCGCTGACCTTTGCCAAGGGTATGAGTGTACTAAAGGCCTTTGATACATCCTCGACCCATTTGACTTTGCCACAAATCGCAAGGACGACCGGGCTGGACCGAGCCACGACAAGGCGGCTCGTGCTGACCCTGGTGCATCTGGGCTATGTGAAGCAGGAAGACCGGGTATTCTCATTGACGCCTCGTATTCTGGTTCTGGCGGGTGGCTTCCTGCAGGGACGTCAGTTTGGCAAGACTATCGAGCCCGTAATCCGCAGTTTCTCCAACCAGATCTCTGAGCCGATCTCCATGGCTATGGTGGATGGTGATCAGGCGGTCTATGTGGCTCATGCGGGGGCGAGGGCTAATTCCGTAAGCATTGGCTTTACCGTCGGCTCAAAATTGTCCTTGTTGAGCAGTGCGATTGGCAGAGCCTTGGTCGCGGGTTATCCCGCCGGTGAGGCCGAAAAGCTTATCGCGACAGCGCCGCTCGCACCATTCACAAACGCTACAAACATGGACCGGGATGCAATTGCGGCGGATATAACTGCGACTGCGCAGCGGGGATACGCATATGTGGTCGGCGAATTCGAGGCGGGTGTCGCCGCGGTTGCAGTTCCCGTTCGTCCAGACAACGCCGAACCCAGTGCGATTGGGGTCTCCGGAGATGCTTCCCGGTTTGAGGATCCTAAAGTTCGACAGAATATCATCGAAACGCTGCGGGAATGCGCGAAGGTGGTCGCGGAACTTCTTTGA
- a CDS encoding aromatic ring-hydroxylating dioxygenase subunit alpha, translating to MISQKLNDQITRIGPGTSAGEVLRRYWQPAALTDELTEARPMVPVNLLGERLVLVRQSNGEFVLLTREACPDEPPAYYPEPDAIEVAQNGPRYPVVEMKGMYFAYMGPGSAPAFPKFDCFRAPDSHVFAFKGIWECNWLQALEVGIDPSHASFLHRFLQDEDPEDSYGKQFRDKAAHTNMPMTQVLREYPRPDIEVEETNFGLKITALRHLENDFTHVRVTNQIFPEAICIPMSREMTITQWHVPIDDENCYWYTLFTSFAKPVDKQLMREQRLKEHRLPDYAPLKNRSNDYRFDPEEQKTLTYTGMGLDINVHDQWAVESMGQIQDRTREHLGRGDAAIVRYRLMLRKAIKAVEGNREDALLMRDEAAATIVGPLSNDAITSTGDWKEASWEADKQRRAECPWDATV from the coding sequence ATGATTTCTCAGAAGCTGAACGATCAGATTACACGCATCGGACCTGGAACCTCTGCTGGAGAAGTCTTGCGCCGCTATTGGCAGCCAGCCGCTTTGACGGATGAATTGACTGAGGCGAGGCCGATGGTGCCGGTAAACCTTTTGGGGGAAAGGCTGGTTCTGGTTCGTCAGTCAAATGGTGAATTCGTTCTCCTGACCCGCGAAGCATGCCCGGACGAGCCGCCGGCCTACTATCCGGAGCCGGATGCTATTGAAGTGGCACAGAATGGCCCGCGCTATCCGGTCGTTGAGATGAAGGGCATGTATTTCGCTTATATGGGCCCAGGTTCGGCGCCAGCTTTCCCGAAATTCGATTGTTTTCGAGCGCCCGACAGCCATGTCTTTGCCTTCAAGGGAATTTGGGAGTGCAACTGGCTGCAAGCTCTCGAAGTCGGAATCGATCCATCACACGCTTCCTTCTTGCACCGCTTTCTGCAGGACGAAGATCCTGAAGACAGTTACGGTAAGCAGTTTCGCGACAAGGCTGCCCATACGAACATGCCGATGACTCAGGTTCTGAGGGAATACCCGCGCCCGGACATTGAGGTGGAGGAAACGAATTTTGGCCTCAAAATTACTGCGCTGCGGCATCTGGAAAACGATTTTACCCATGTCCGAGTGACCAATCAGATTTTCCCGGAAGCGATTTGTATTCCGATGTCGCGGGAGATGACCATTACCCAGTGGCATGTGCCAATCGATGACGAGAATTGCTATTGGTATACGCTCTTCACGAGCTTCGCCAAGCCGGTTGATAAGCAGCTTATGCGCGAACAGCGACTGAAGGAACACCGGTTGCCAGACTACGCTCCGTTGAAGAACCGTTCGAACGATTATCGCTTCGATCCAGAGGAGCAAAAGACCCTGACCTACACGGGCATGGGGCTCGATATCAACGTTCATGACCAATGGGCAGTGGAGAGCATGGGGCAGATCCAGGACCGGACGCGCGAGCATCTCGGGCGAGGGGATGCGGCAATCGTTCGTTATCGGCTGATGCTTCGCAAGGCGATCAAGGCTGTCGAGGGCAATCGGGAAGACGCTCTTCTCATGCGTGACGAGGCCGCAGCGACTATCGTAGGGCCACTGTCAAATGATGCCATTACCTCTACAGGGGACTGGAAAGAGGCAAGCTGGGAGGCGGACAAGCAGCGTCGGGCTGAATGCCCCTGGGACGCCACCGTCTGA
- a CDS encoding Rieske 2Fe-2S domain-containing protein, whose amino-acid sequence MSESTSTAPDAWVKAALLSELDGTRPVVPVTLYGQSLVLFRDDEGELGLIGRHCPHRGADLCFGRREDNGLRCPFHGWHFDRTGQCQEQPAEPEDSTMYKTIKLPSYPLTEKDGVIFAYMGEGVPTADTVFAEPPLS is encoded by the coding sequence ATGAGTGAAAGCACTTCGACTGCACCAGATGCCTGGGTAAAGGCTGCGCTTTTGAGCGAACTCGACGGGACACGTCCGGTAGTGCCGGTAACCCTCTATGGTCAGTCGCTCGTTCTATTTCGCGACGACGAAGGCGAACTTGGCCTGATCGGTCGGCACTGCCCGCATCGCGGCGCGGATTTGTGTTTCGGTCGTCGTGAAGACAATGGCCTGCGATGTCCATTCCATGGGTGGCATTTCGATCGCACAGGTCAATGTCAGGAGCAGCCCGCCGAGCCGGAAGATTCAACAATGTACAAGACGATAAAGCTCCCCAGCTATCCGCTAACCGAAAAAGACGGCGTCATTTTTGCCTATATGGGCGAGGGAGTGCCGACCGCCGATACAGTTTTTGCAGAACCACCGCTTTCCTGA
- a CDS encoding FAD-dependent oxidoreductase: MSGQIAIVGAGPSGCYLAQALLKLAPDLKVDLIDALPVPFGLTRYGVAADHQGTKAVTRQFARTFERQGARFFGNVRVGRDLSLAQISSAYDATVLAAGLSSDRPLDIPGGDLPQVYGSARLTRALNEHPDAVTLPDLGAHPVILGNGNVAVDLLRILCKNPAEFDGSDLGPGPTAWLAANNIETITIVGRSPAAKAKFDPVMVRELRKLENIHVTMDEPESSSAPEEQKKLQALHDLNGHGTGSVRVNFRFGIQPLAVEGDSRVTGLRVAAVESEEIIGATSLITAIGFMSDGDLNRDTLITKAAPQQGGKLDERLYSAGWFRHGPRGTIPQSRADAQDTAALILSELTIDPARMGATIFAELPDCTDYLGWQQIDRVEQGQSLPGRCRQKITSTKKLINVAKQRGQNL; the protein is encoded by the coding sequence ATGTCGGGACAGATAGCGATCGTAGGCGCCGGACCTTCTGGCTGCTATTTAGCGCAGGCTCTTTTAAAGCTCGCGCCAGATCTGAAAGTAGATCTGATAGATGCCCTCCCCGTTCCCTTTGGCTTAACGCGATATGGTGTAGCTGCAGATCACCAGGGTACAAAGGCTGTCACGAGGCAGTTTGCACGCACTTTCGAACGGCAGGGCGCTCGTTTTTTCGGCAATGTTAGGGTCGGCCGCGATCTATCGCTCGCTCAAATCAGCTCGGCTTACGATGCGACCGTACTGGCTGCAGGCCTTAGTTCTGATCGTCCTCTTGACATTCCAGGTGGTGACCTACCGCAAGTCTATGGCTCCGCCCGGCTCACACGCGCGCTTAACGAGCATCCCGATGCTGTCACCTTGCCTGACCTCGGCGCGCATCCGGTGATACTGGGAAATGGAAATGTCGCCGTCGATTTGCTGCGCATTCTTTGTAAAAACCCTGCCGAATTTGACGGGTCCGATCTTGGTCCCGGCCCCACCGCATGGCTCGCGGCGAATAACATCGAGACCATCACCATCGTCGGGCGCTCACCCGCTGCAAAAGCCAAGTTTGACCCTGTGATGGTGCGAGAACTGCGGAAACTGGAAAACATTCACGTTACGATGGACGAACCAGAGTCTTCTTCTGCACCGGAAGAGCAAAAGAAACTCCAGGCGCTACACGACCTGAACGGTCATGGGACAGGTTCAGTCCGCGTCAACTTCCGCTTTGGAATACAGCCTTTGGCCGTCGAAGGTGACAGTCGCGTCACAGGCCTGCGCGTTGCGGCCGTAGAAAGTGAAGAAATTATTGGCGCGACGTCTCTCATCACTGCCATTGGCTTCATGTCTGATGGCGACCTCAACCGGGACACGTTGATCACCAAAGCAGCGCCGCAGCAGGGCGGGAAGCTTGATGAAAGGCTCTATTCTGCAGGCTGGTTCCGCCATGGACCCCGCGGAACGATCCCACAGAGCCGAGCCGATGCCCAAGACACGGCCGCGTTGATCCTGAGCGAGCTCACCATAGATCCTGCTCGTATGGGAGCAACCATCTTTGCCGAGTTACCCGATTGCACCGACTATCTGGGCTGGCAGCAGATCGATAGAGTGGAGCAAGGTCAGAGCCTCCCCGGTCGCTGCAGACAGAAAATCACCTCGACAAAAAAGCTCATAAACGTGGCAAAACAGCGGGGCCAAAACCTATGA
- a CDS encoding flavodoxin domain-containing protein codes for MKVSVLYGTETGNAEMLADDIRSALCGKHDINCINLADLDPGALSSETFHVFVCSTYGDGELPASAKPFAEELARTGDGLSGIQFAVFGLGDAEYAETFTHGSLKLAELLKSCGATQVGERMTHDASGDCLPEDVAVPWISEILNQFPVHSKEM; via the coding sequence ATGAAAGTTTCTGTCCTTTACGGCACCGAAACCGGGAACGCGGAAATGCTGGCTGACGACATACGGTCGGCGCTGTGCGGCAAGCATGACATCAACTGCATCAATTTGGCCGACCTCGATCCTGGCGCCCTCAGCAGCGAAACGTTCCACGTATTCGTGTGCTCGACCTATGGTGACGGCGAACTGCCGGCCTCGGCCAAGCCATTTGCCGAAGAGTTGGCCAGAACCGGAGATGGCCTATCTGGCATTCAGTTTGCAGTCTTCGGGCTAGGAGACGCTGAATATGCCGAGACATTCACCCATGGATCCCTGAAGCTCGCAGAGCTGCTCAAGTCATGCGGCGCCACGCAAGTCGGAGAACGCATGACACACGACGCTTCTGGCGACTGCCTGCCAGAAGACGTTGCTGTGCCGTGGATCTCCGAGATCCTCAACCAGTTTCCCGTACACTCGAAGGAAATGTAG
- a CDS encoding glutamine synthetase family protein, with product MDEPSKITPADLRSDKSWYSDEELQMAADILDEVSANGVETIRLAFADQHGVLRGKTIVAAGLASAFRNGMAMTSTLLLKDTSHRTVFPVWEDDIGFGANNLTGAGDILILPDPSTFKTLPWSSHSGWMLCDVRYKDGSKMPFCVRTALKEAEANLAKDGYAMMCGLEFEFYVFRMENAHLGHGDAGMPSTPPETSLVSHGYQYLTEARYDALEDIMDDLRRACQALALPVRSMEAEFGPSQCEFTFEPATPLANADHTVLFRSAVKQICARKGLHATFMCRPKLEGIVPSGLHMHQSIIDLKTRANLMIPDSASSLSPIASNWIAGLLEHAAESCLLTTPTVNGYKRYQPYQLAPDRIQWGRDNKGAMVRGLMAPGDQASRIENRIGEPTANPYLFIASQILSGHDGIKRNLQAPDPVENPYTSDAVNLPKSLIAALERFDASTFYPEAMGSDLCAYLSRIKHAEWDRYLMTVSEWEQREYFSLF from the coding sequence GTGGATGAGCCTTCCAAAATCACCCCAGCGGATCTGAGATCTGACAAGTCCTGGTACAGCGACGAAGAACTGCAGATGGCAGCTGACATTCTTGATGAAGTCAGTGCCAATGGCGTGGAGACCATTCGCCTCGCCTTTGCTGACCAGCATGGTGTTCTGCGCGGGAAAACCATTGTTGCAGCGGGTCTCGCCTCTGCCTTCCGAAATGGTATGGCGATGACCTCAACATTGCTGCTTAAAGACACATCCCACCGCACCGTCTTTCCCGTCTGGGAAGACGATATCGGCTTTGGCGCCAACAATCTTACCGGCGCCGGTGACATCCTCATCCTTCCAGATCCATCAACCTTCAAGACCCTGCCCTGGTCCTCGCACAGCGGCTGGATGTTATGCGACGTGCGTTACAAGGACGGTAGCAAGATGCCCTTCTGCGTCCGTACGGCGTTGAAGGAGGCAGAGGCCAATCTCGCCAAAGACGGCTATGCCATGATGTGCGGCCTGGAATTCGAGTTCTATGTCTTCCGTATGGAAAATGCCCACCTTGGCCATGGCGATGCCGGGATGCCTTCGACACCGCCTGAAACCAGCCTTGTTTCTCATGGCTACCAGTATCTGACCGAAGCCCGGTACGATGCACTGGAAGACATCATGGACGACCTGCGCCGCGCCTGCCAGGCGTTGGCCCTACCAGTGCGCTCCATGGAGGCTGAATTTGGACCAAGTCAATGCGAGTTCACCTTCGAGCCCGCCACTCCCCTTGCAAATGCGGACCACACGGTCCTGTTCCGCTCAGCAGTCAAACAGATCTGTGCTCGTAAAGGCCTGCACGCGACTTTCATGTGCCGGCCAAAACTGGAAGGCATTGTTCCCAGCGGCTTGCATATGCACCAGTCAATTATTGACCTGAAGACCCGAGCCAACTTGATGATCCCTGACAGTGCGTCCAGCCTGTCACCGATCGCCAGCAACTGGATCGCGGGTCTGCTGGAACACGCCGCAGAAAGCTGCCTCCTTACCACACCGACGGTCAACGGATACAAGCGGTATCAACCCTACCAGCTGGCGCCCGACCGTATTCAGTGGGGGCGCGACAATAAGGGAGCAATGGTGCGCGGGTTGATGGCGCCTGGAGACCAGGCCTCGCGGATCGAGAACCGAATTGGCGAACCCACGGCCAACCCGTATCTCTTTATCGCCTCTCAAATACTCTCCGGCCATGACGGGATAAAGCGAAACCTGCAGGCTCCAGACCCGGTGGAGAACCCCTACACAAGCGATGCTGTCAACTTGCCGAAAAGCCTGATCGCGGCCCTGGAACGCTTCGACGCCAGTACTTTCTATCCCGAGGCGATGGGATCTGATCTCTGTGCCTATCTGTCACGTATCAAACACGCAGAGTGGGATCGATACCTGATGACCGTTTCAGAATGGGAGCAGCGTGAATACTTTTCGCTGTTTTAA
- a CDS encoding 5-carboxymethyl-2-hydroxymuconate Delta-isomerase has product MPHFVIEYSAPSETSPAIDFAALMEQLGQAAADTGVMKLEDIKLRSIPFETFRLNDGSQSFLHLTVSLLEGRTPQQKAALALTCRATLVSLCPDINAISVDIRDMDGHAYKKRVSGDRPLLT; this is encoded by the coding sequence ATGCCCCATTTTGTCATTGAGTATTCAGCCCCCTCGGAAACCTCCCCTGCAATAGACTTCGCCGCGCTTATGGAACAGCTCGGCCAGGCAGCCGCAGACACCGGAGTGATGAAGCTTGAGGACATCAAGCTTCGTTCAATTCCTTTCGAAACCTTCAGGCTTAACGATGGTTCGCAAAGCTTCCTTCATCTGACTGTGTCTCTTCTGGAAGGCCGCACACCGCAGCAAAAGGCTGCACTGGCCCTCACGTGCCGTGCGACCTTGGTCAGTCTTTGCCCCGATATCAATGCCATCAGCGTCGACATCCGCGATATGGACGGTCATGCCTATAAAAAGCGGGTTTCAGGAGATCGTCCATTGTTGACATAG
- a CDS encoding helix-turn-helix domain-containing protein — MDYGISVEEIGQRMKAFRLGAMLTPEELAKKAGVSRAAIYRYESGQPAKIDILVRIASLLGVSLATLMGAGVEYIVSAISFFERMRQLEENVEQIIVLFGPVSYLLTTDQYDEFLPEILAESIPKHVDDYDQAISEVSTLVEILRKRKQAYRARTPNVISLTSGAELTQFLKLGFVGGPNLQGVDLKKRQEIARIEIENIVQLLRNQPIGVQLGVVVDSMPGSSLQIFREANRRSVAVSPYRLGAFANIRLGVATISSAPEATSLYQTVTNQLWNRAIKGEQAADYIEKTILK; from the coding sequence GTGGATTACGGCATATCCGTTGAAGAAATTGGCCAACGCATGAAAGCGTTTCGTTTGGGAGCGATGCTGACACCCGAAGAGTTGGCGAAGAAGGCAGGGGTTTCGAGAGCTGCTATTTATCGATACGAATCCGGTCAGCCTGCGAAGATTGACATACTTGTTAGAATCGCAAGTTTGCTTGGCGTTTCGCTCGCAACTCTAATGGGGGCGGGCGTCGAGTACATTGTCTCGGCCATTAGTTTCTTTGAACGCATGCGTCAGCTGGAAGAGAACGTTGAGCAGATCATTGTTCTGTTTGGGCCTGTGTCCTATCTGCTAACAACTGACCAGTATGATGAATTCCTGCCGGAAATACTGGCCGAGAGCATTCCAAAGCACGTTGATGACTATGATCAGGCGATCAGTGAAGTCTCTACTCTTGTTGAGATATTGAGAAAGAGAAAACAGGCTTATCGAGCGCGTACTCCAAATGTCATCAGCCTGACGTCCGGGGCCGAGCTGACCCAATTTCTCAAACTGGGCTTTGTCGGCGGGCCTAACCTTCAGGGCGTTGACTTGAAGAAGCGCCAGGAGATCGCGCGCATTGAGATCGAAAATATTGTCCAGCTGCTGAGGAACCAGCCCATCGGCGTTCAGTTGGGGGTCGTTGTGGATTCCATGCCCGGATCCAGTCTGCAGATCTTCCGAGAGGCCAATCGTCGATCCGTTGCGGTCAGCCCTTATCGGCTTGGTGCATTTGCCAACATCCGCTTGGGCGTTGCGACTATAAGTTCTGCGCCTGAGGCGACATCTCTTTATCAGACTGTGACAAATCAGCTTTGGAATCGTGCCATCAAGGGTGAGCAGGCTGCAGATTATATAGAAAAAACAATCTTGAAATGA
- a CDS encoding TRAP transporter substrate-binding protein gives MNTLNRFAKFTRGVLLAGVTVTLAASAVEAADYTAKIGHLESDQQSRHIHLQKVGELVKERTKGAVEFQIFPSGQLGNQREMTEAVQLGVLEATMSPAAFIGGFNPAVSILDIPFLLPADPDKAQLLREGDFGNALLASFSSKGVVGVALWPNGMKNFTSNKPLDSLDDFTGQKFRVMDSKILIEQFDALGASAIALPFGELYTSLQTGVVDGQENPLDTIQRMKFNEVQKYLVVSEHGAMEDVALFNPTWWNSLPEEYQVIVTEAFAEVVPELRAHKAKAVAEALAAIKESDINVRVASDEEKAALREKMYDQAKVAYIERAGDTGKELIAVYEEAYSEAQ, from the coding sequence ATGAACACTTTGAACAGGTTTGCAAAATTTACCCGTGGGGTCTTGCTTGCCGGCGTAACGGTCACGCTTGCTGCTTCGGCAGTCGAAGCTGCTGACTATACGGCCAAGATCGGTCATTTGGAATCCGATCAACAGTCACGTCATATTCACCTGCAAAAGGTGGGCGAACTTGTCAAAGAACGTACGAAGGGGGCGGTCGAGTTCCAGATTTTCCCATCCGGGCAGCTGGGAAATCAGCGTGAAATGACCGAGGCAGTGCAGCTGGGTGTTCTCGAAGCGACAATGTCTCCAGCGGCTTTCATTGGCGGCTTCAACCCTGCGGTCTCAATCCTTGATATTCCATTCCTTCTCCCGGCAGATCCGGACAAAGCTCAGCTGCTCCGCGAAGGCGATTTCGGCAATGCGCTGCTGGCAAGCTTTTCCTCCAAGGGAGTCGTTGGCGTCGCGCTTTGGCCCAATGGCATGAAGAACTTCACATCGAACAAGCCGTTGGACAGTCTTGATGACTTCACCGGACAGAAGTTCAGGGTCATGGATTCCAAGATCCTAATTGAGCAATTCGATGCCCTCGGCGCCTCAGCGATCGCCCTGCCATTCGGCGAACTATACACCTCTCTGCAGACCGGCGTCGTTGATGGTCAGGAAAATCCGCTCGACACCATTCAGCGCATGAAGTTCAACGAGGTCCAAAAGTACCTTGTGGTTTCCGAGCATGGCGCAATGGAAGACGTAGCTTTGTTCAACCCGACCTGGTGGAACAGCCTGCCTGAAGAGTATCAGGTCATCGTCACAGAAGCCTTCGCAGAAGTCGTTCCTGAGCTTCGTGCCCATAAGGCGAAGGCTGTCGCAGAAGCACTTGCTGCCATCAAGGAAAGCGACATCAATGTCCGCGTCGCATCAGATGAGGAAAAGGCTGCCCTGCGTGAAAAAATGTACGACCAAGCAAAGGTGGCTTACATTGAACGTGCCGGCGACACTGGCAAGGAGCTGATTGCTGTTTATGAAGAGGCCTATTCAGAGGCTCAATAA
- a CDS encoding TRAP transporter small permease, whose product MRYLRRLERIFLVSIFLSMVGLFTLNVLAREIGGTFASQFAWIEEAVRLMNLFLVFGALGLALERGRHVGIDTLREWLPERSRTIARKVIDTVGFFFSAYLSYLAYQLVIFVLGTGQRSPTLDLPMGWVYVAPVMGFALLALRYLLSFLSVIDRFSPHEENGEASPVEGAQH is encoded by the coding sequence ATGCGATACCTAAGGCGTCTGGAGCGGATTTTTCTCGTTTCAATTTTTCTCTCGATGGTCGGCCTATTCACGTTGAATGTACTGGCACGTGAAATCGGTGGAACGTTCGCAAGTCAGTTTGCCTGGATTGAAGAAGCCGTTCGATTGATGAATCTGTTCCTCGTCTTCGGAGCTCTTGGTCTTGCGCTTGAAAGAGGCCGCCACGTTGGCATCGACACCTTGAGAGAATGGCTGCCGGAGCGCAGTCGAACCATTGCCAGAAAGGTCATCGACACCGTTGGCTTCTTTTTCTCCGCCTATCTGAGCTACCTTGCCTACCAACTCGTGATCTTCGTGCTGGGAACTGGCCAAAGAAGCCCCACTTTGGACTTACCGATGGGCTGGGTTTATGTCGCCCCAGTCATGGGCTTCGCCCTTCTTGCACTCCGTTACCTATTGAGTTTTCTGTCTGTAATCGATCGTTTCAGCCCTCATGAAGAAAACGGCGAAGCGTCGCCAGTCGAGGGAGCTCAACATTGA